Proteins encoded together in one Litoribrevibacter albus window:
- a CDS encoding mechanosensitive ion channel family protein — protein METFLSDWYQTYKLNISLTLVIFTIYGTFRFFAGPKIREQAEQGRLKTHSVSKALSALNIILMIGAIASALVVWGFDFKGLLTLSASILAVTGVALFAGWSVLSNVTAFFLLLAHTSYKRGNFIRIMDGDNYIEGYISEINLFNTKLISESREVMIYPNNLLLARPTVVNPRDRWMPVGKLLPTPRPEKPNEESKVEEKATA, from the coding sequence ATGGAAACATTTTTATCTGACTGGTATCAGACCTATAAACTGAATATCTCACTGACACTGGTTATTTTTACTATCTATGGCACTTTTCGCTTTTTTGCAGGGCCTAAGATCAGAGAGCAAGCTGAGCAAGGACGTTTAAAGACCCACTCGGTATCAAAGGCGTTATCGGCGCTGAATATCATTTTAATGATCGGAGCCATTGCCAGTGCACTGGTGGTGTGGGGATTTGATTTTAAAGGGTTGCTGACGCTTTCTGCGAGTATTCTTGCTGTAACTGGCGTGGCCTTGTTTGCGGGCTGGTCGGTACTGAGTAATGTCACTGCATTTTTCTTGTTGTTGGCGCATACCTCTTACAAGCGAGGTAACTTCATTCGAATCATGGACGGTGATAACTACATTGAAGGCTATATCTCAGAGATTAACTTGTTTAACACCAAGCTAATCAGTGAGTCGAGAGAAGTTATGATTTACCCGAATAACTTGTTATTGGCTCGTCCTACGGTCGTAAACCCTCGTGACCGATGGATGCCGGTGGGTAAACTATTACCGACACCAAGACCTGAGAAACCTAATGAGGAATCGAAGGTAGAAGAAAAGGCGACAGCCTGA
- the mog gene encoding molybdopterin adenylyltransferase: MPQVSEADIKIGIVTVSDRASAGVYEDISGQAIIDTMNDYLTSDWQAVYQVIPDEQDEIEQMLISMADDQNCCLIVTTGGTGPAKRDVTPEATEAVCDRMMPGFGELMRAESLKFVPTAILSRQTAGLRKDTLIVNLPGKPKSIRECLDAVFPAIPYCIDLMEGPYMECDEAVIKPFRPKK, encoded by the coding sequence ATGCCACAAGTCTCAGAAGCCGATATCAAAATAGGCATAGTAACCGTCAGTGATCGCGCCAGTGCAGGCGTTTATGAAGACATCTCAGGTCAGGCCATCATAGATACGATGAATGACTATCTTACGTCCGACTGGCAAGCGGTGTATCAGGTGATTCCTGATGAACAGGACGAAATTGAGCAAATGTTGATTTCTATGGCAGATGATCAAAATTGCTGTCTGATCGTTACTACTGGCGGTACTGGCCCTGCCAAACGCGATGTCACGCCAGAGGCCACCGAAGCGGTGTGTGATCGCATGATGCCTGGGTTTGGTGAACTGATGCGTGCAGAGTCATTGAAGTTTGTCCCCACCGCTATCTTATCCCGTCAAACCGCAGGTTTAAGAAAAGATACGTTGATCGTGAATTTGCCGGGAAAACCTAAGTCGATACGCGAATGCTTGGATGCGGTGTTTCCGGCCATTCCATACTGCATTGATTTAATGGAAGGGCCGTATATGGAGTGTGATGAAGCTGTTATAAAACCATTCCGCCCCAAGAAATAG
- a CDS encoding AraC family transcriptional regulator yields the protein MQSQPQKPTHVQTLSTSTVSAIAVMDLADALVQREIIQKEELALISLELLTRYQAFVSQTLTYQTSTDQGPIQEQHLPEKYFIGLWQQLDKQDQATKVTMALRLGEHTETGRLGILANWLRHCSTLEEALATFIEHKALLNQSEHWQIVQHGDEKQISIGFDTSKAYPYIAVLRSFSSLVTWAKFLTGQEIAPKKMTLHTNDETTLKVLSHYFDCPVQGSNDHDTMVFNADIFQAKIITANSYLNELLGQQAKFLKQTLTPVLLSEKLVALLQSDLARYSKLSECLAELNMSRSTLFRKLKSEDTQFSELLDQARKEMHQKLASKGTPNAEISDALGFSEISAFYKFLKR from the coding sequence GTGCAGTCTCAACCTCAAAAACCCACTCACGTACAGACACTTTCAACGTCGACTGTCTCTGCCATTGCTGTGATGGATTTAGCCGATGCGTTAGTCCAACGCGAAATAATCCAGAAAGAAGAACTGGCGCTGATATCCCTGGAGCTCCTGACACGCTATCAAGCATTCGTTTCTCAAACACTCACTTATCAAACAAGCACAGATCAAGGGCCAATTCAGGAACAGCATTTACCTGAAAAGTATTTCATCGGGTTATGGCAACAACTGGACAAGCAAGACCAAGCAACCAAAGTCACGATGGCATTGAGGCTTGGTGAACACACAGAAACCGGTCGATTAGGCATCTTGGCGAATTGGCTTCGTCATTGCTCAACACTGGAAGAAGCGCTTGCTACCTTTATTGAGCACAAAGCGCTACTGAACCAATCTGAACATTGGCAGATAGTTCAACATGGGGATGAGAAACAAATATCCATCGGCTTTGATACAAGCAAAGCTTACCCGTACATTGCTGTACTTAGAAGTTTCAGTTCCCTTGTCACTTGGGCAAAGTTTCTTACTGGCCAAGAAATTGCCCCAAAGAAAATGACACTGCACACAAATGATGAAACCACTCTGAAAGTGCTTTCACACTATTTTGATTGTCCGGTACAGGGAAGCAATGACCACGATACCATGGTCTTTAACGCGGATATTTTCCAAGCAAAAATCATCACAGCCAACAGTTACCTGAATGAACTGCTAGGACAGCAAGCTAAATTCCTCAAACAAACACTTACACCCGTGTTGCTCTCCGAAAAGCTTGTTGCGTTACTTCAATCAGACTTAGCAAGGTATTCTAAATTAAGTGAATGCTTAGCGGAGTTAAACATGAGCCGTTCCACCCTGTTTCGAAAGCTCAAATCCGAAGACACACAATTCTCGGAACTGCTAGATCAAGCACGAAAAGAGATGCATCAAAAACTGGCAAGCAAAGGCACGCCCAACGCAGAGATTTCAGATGCGTTGGGCTTTTCAGAAATCAGCGCATTCTATAAATTTCTAAAGCGCTGA
- a CDS encoding glycosyltransferase has product MKTLLVIGYVWPEPKSSAAGSRMMQLLNGFQQAGYQIHYASPAELSPHAEDLSSYGITSSSIELNSSTFDEFLLELKPAAVMFDRFMMEEQFGWRVEKHCPDALRILDTEDLHCLRHARHQAYKDGASIQETLNISNELLYSDLAKREIASILRCDLSLMISEAEMTLLVERFNVPSEILHYIPFFRPSPEQTQWLSFEARQHFISIGNFRHEPNWDAVRYLKESIWPNIRKKLPEAELHVYGAYPPKKATQLHNEKQGFLVKGWAEDAIEVVSKAKVLLAPLRFGAGLKGKLVDAAECGTPAVTTSIGAEGMYQNHVPVLVQDIADTFTESAISLYQDQGQWVTLQNQCAPMIKERFDENCHIHAFLHRLADVEQNLNHYRLSNFTGAMMRHHSMKSTQYMAQWIEAKNKRS; this is encoded by the coding sequence ATGAAAACACTACTCGTCATAGGCTATGTTTGGCCGGAACCCAAATCCTCTGCGGCTGGCAGTCGTATGATGCAATTGTTGAATGGCTTTCAGCAGGCTGGATACCAGATTCACTACGCCTCCCCTGCGGAGCTTAGTCCTCATGCGGAAGATCTATCCAGCTATGGCATCACCAGTTCGAGCATCGAGCTAAACAGTTCAACCTTCGATGAGTTTTTGTTGGAGTTGAAGCCTGCTGCCGTGATGTTTGACCGTTTTATGATGGAAGAACAGTTTGGCTGGCGAGTAGAAAAGCATTGCCCGGATGCCCTACGAATTCTTGATACCGAAGACCTGCATTGCCTTCGTCATGCTCGACATCAAGCTTACAAAGACGGCGCTTCGATTCAAGAAACGCTGAATATTAGCAATGAGTTGCTGTATTCGGATTTGGCCAAGCGCGAAATTGCCTCGATTCTTCGTTGCGATCTGAGCTTGATGATTTCAGAAGCCGAAATGACATTACTGGTTGAGCGGTTTAATGTTCCATCAGAAATCCTTCATTACATTCCGTTCTTCCGCCCGTCACCTGAGCAAACTCAATGGCTGAGTTTTGAAGCACGCCAGCACTTTATATCTATCGGTAATTTTCGCCACGAGCCCAATTGGGATGCTGTCCGTTATCTAAAAGAAAGCATTTGGCCTAACATTCGTAAAAAACTCCCCGAGGCAGAGCTTCATGTGTACGGTGCTTATCCTCCCAAGAAAGCCACGCAGTTACATAACGAGAAACAAGGCTTTCTAGTGAAAGGTTGGGCGGAAGATGCTATTGAAGTGGTATCCAAGGCCAAAGTTTTATTAGCACCGTTACGATTTGGTGCTGGACTAAAAGGCAAATTAGTCGATGCTGCGGAATGTGGCACGCCCGCTGTAACCACCTCTATCGGTGCTGAAGGCATGTATCAGAATCATGTTCCTGTATTAGTACAAGACATAGCGGATACCTTTACTGAAAGCGCGATATCCCTTTATCAGGATCAAGGGCAATGGGTGACACTTCAAAACCAGTGTGCACCTATGATCAAGGAACGATTTGATGAGAACTGCCATATTCATGCATTTCTACATCGCTTAGCCGATGTGGAACAAAACCTAAATCACTACCGTCTAAGTAACTTTACTGGCGCTATGATGAGACATCACTCAATGAAGAGTACTCAATACATGGCCCAGTGGATTGAAGCCAAGAACAAGCGTTCATAG
- a CDS encoding SIR2 family NAD-dependent protein deacylase yields the protein MNTLYITGAGVSAESGIPTFRGEDGFWTIGSRNYTPMEMATRQMYTHNPVEFLSWYYHRFATYRHHDPNDVHYWLADKNLITQNIDGLDGKAGNQDYIAIHGRLDQMTLFHQQGDDVDTHTTPWDNVDESDLEHSLLELFNIDKGHQQPEINKSLKPYVLLFDEYYTELYRISEAQQRMLEADRMVFMGTSFSVNITQMALEIAITQGIPIEIVDPNPVEIPYQKTSYHRMKASDFIKTED from the coding sequence ATGAACACCCTCTACATCACAGGCGCAGGTGTCAGCGCAGAAAGTGGCATTCCAACTTTTCGCGGAGAAGACGGATTCTGGACCATAGGAAGCCGCAACTACACGCCTATGGAAATGGCAACCCGCCAGATGTATACCCATAACCCGGTGGAGTTTCTTTCCTGGTATTACCACCGTTTTGCAACCTATCGGCATCACGACCCGAATGACGTTCATTATTGGTTAGCGGACAAAAACCTGATCACCCAGAACATTGACGGGCTGGATGGCAAAGCAGGTAACCAGGACTACATCGCCATTCATGGTCGTTTAGATCAAATGACCTTGTTCCACCAACAAGGTGATGATGTAGATACTCATACCACCCCTTGGGATAACGTTGATGAAAGCGACTTAGAACACTCTTTGTTAGAGTTGTTTAACATTGATAAAGGCCATCAACAGCCGGAAATCAATAAATCCCTTAAGCCTTACGTACTGTTATTCGATGAGTATTACACGGAGCTGTATCGTATTTCTGAAGCACAACAGCGAATGCTCGAAGCAGATCGAATGGTTTTTATGGGCACCTCATTCAGCGTCAACATCACACAAATGGCTTTGGAAATTGCCATTACCCAAGGTATTCCTATTGAGATTGTTGATCCAAACCCGGTGGAGATTCCCTATCAAAAGACCAGCTATCATCGGATGAAGGCGTCGGACTTTATTAAAACTGAAGACTAA
- a CDS encoding alkaline phosphatase family protein, with product MKHTHLAKILLPFLVGSYAGIAQAEQKALLVGIDGTQFERVQALNTPNFDRLTITQAYTGGVAGDSNEQATYSGPGWATILTGVWVNKHGVTSNDSGLANPEFPSIFKRLEAHDSTLKVASIAHWSPINTQFFTNDVAQIDVVKSGQDDPTVVSEAIQFMQSGGDFTFVHLDDPDHYGHSSGFGSQYDNSIITVDQQLGQLLDAVEALEESTGDDWLVMVTTDHGRDLLGYGHGDQTTQEKTIFIASNKLMNKEFTQPVGNVANSDFGGLYGYAAQTSITPTLLRHMGVPLETHWKLDGIPLIDELGVRKLANGINGNDLSWYSEEAGTINIYRNESLVDSVPAAIQGWDDATNNTGVLDYTLVLNNTPVSYRKVALDITAGLDWSDFRAYFFRNDEKYVRYAKVLDKADSGYPKVTNNDTWPGLGDHADKVVASFKSSSSTSYFFLKDGTYIRYNNTLDKADSGYPKPINDNTWPGLGNYATDIAATLRWTGDKVYFFLKNGDYIRYDLGDDKADSGYPKAVNDNTWPGLGAYATDITAAVQWNSNRAYIFLTGQRYIRYSISDDHADAGYPKTTSNGTWPGLMTP from the coding sequence ATGAAACACACGCACTTAGCTAAAATACTTCTCCCCTTTCTGGTGGGGTCTTATGCAGGAATTGCACAGGCAGAACAGAAGGCACTGTTAGTCGGGATTGACGGAACCCAGTTCGAACGCGTTCAAGCACTCAATACCCCGAACTTCGATCGTCTAACCATTACTCAAGCCTATACAGGTGGCGTTGCAGGTGACAGTAACGAACAGGCAACCTACAGTGGCCCTGGCTGGGCAACAATTCTTACTGGCGTTTGGGTAAACAAACACGGAGTAACATCCAATGATTCAGGTTTGGCAAACCCTGAATTTCCAAGCATCTTTAAACGTTTGGAAGCTCACGATTCGACCCTGAAAGTAGCCAGTATTGCCCATTGGTCTCCAATTAATACCCAGTTCTTTACCAACGACGTCGCGCAGATTGATGTGGTCAAGAGCGGTCAGGACGACCCAACCGTTGTATCAGAAGCCATTCAGTTCATGCAGTCGGGAGGTGATTTCACCTTTGTACACCTTGATGATCCAGACCATTATGGCCATTCTTCGGGTTTCGGAAGCCAATACGACAACAGCATCATCACCGTAGACCAACAGCTTGGTCAATTATTAGATGCAGTTGAAGCATTGGAAGAATCGACTGGTGACGATTGGTTGGTGATGGTTACAACCGATCATGGCCGCGATTTATTAGGTTATGGTCACGGGGATCAAACTACTCAAGAAAAAACCATTTTTATCGCAAGTAATAAACTCATGAATAAAGAATTCACCCAACCAGTCGGTAACGTTGCGAATTCTGACTTTGGCGGGCTTTATGGTTATGCGGCTCAAACCTCCATCACTCCAACCTTATTGCGTCACATGGGTGTACCACTAGAAACCCACTGGAAGCTGGATGGTATTCCGCTGATCGATGAACTGGGTGTGAGAAAGCTAGCCAATGGCATCAATGGCAACGACCTAAGCTGGTACAGTGAAGAAGCAGGCACCATTAATATTTATCGTAACGAGAGTCTTGTAGACTCAGTACCGGCTGCAATTCAAGGTTGGGATGACGCAACAAACAATACAGGCGTTTTAGACTACACCTTAGTACTAAACAACACCCCTGTGAGCTACCGTAAAGTAGCGTTAGACATTACAGCAGGATTAGATTGGAGTGATTTCCGAGCCTACTTCTTCCGTAACGATGAGAAATACGTGCGTTATGCAAAAGTCCTCGACAAGGCTGACAGTGGCTACCCGAAAGTAACAAACAACGATACCTGGCCGGGTCTAGGCGACCATGCCGATAAAGTGGTTGCCAGTTTCAAGTCATCCAGCAGCACCAGCTACTTCTTTCTTAAAGACGGAACCTATATTCGCTACAACAATACGCTCGACAAAGCGGATAGCGGCTATCCGAAGCCAATCAACGATAACACCTGGCCAGGACTGGGCAACTACGCTACGGACATTGCAGCCACACTTCGATGGACAGGAGATAAGGTCTACTTCTTCCTGAAAAATGGCGACTACATCCGCTATGACTTAGGCGACGATAAAGCGGACAGCGGTTACCCGAAAGCGGTTAATGACAATACATGGCCTGGATTGGGCGCTTATGCAACCGACATCACAGCAGCTGTTCAATGGAACTCAAACCGTGCCTATATCTTCCTCACGGGTCAGCGGTATATTCGGTATAGCATCAGTGATGATCACGCCGATGCTGGTTATCCAAAAACCACCAGCAATGGTACTTGGCCTGGGTTAATGACCCCATAA
- a CDS encoding LysE family translocator has translation MTVWLAMALYSLSMSISPGPVNLLAMTNGLNYGFGRSFSYVSGATIGFISLFFLTGLSVSFISELMPNVMKLTGIIGALFVGYIGWQIVKTSEVTHNHDPKNSATFLEGALLQWLNPKAWIASIAGMSAFQVENTDTLTVFSSIYFVICYLSIACWAFLGEKLQSVLNEPSKIHRFNQAMGSALILIAGYLLFRLALEWLITTD, from the coding sequence ATGACCGTTTGGCTAGCTATGGCGCTCTACTCACTTTCAATGTCAATATCACCTGGCCCTGTAAACCTTTTAGCAATGACTAACGGACTTAATTATGGTTTTGGACGTAGTTTTAGCTATGTATCCGGCGCGACCATTGGGTTTATTTCCCTCTTCTTCCTGACTGGCCTGAGTGTATCCTTCATATCGGAGCTAATGCCTAACGTTATGAAACTGACAGGAATCATTGGTGCGCTCTTTGTTGGCTACATAGGATGGCAAATCGTTAAAACGTCAGAAGTCACACACAACCATGATCCTAAAAACTCTGCGACTTTTCTGGAAGGTGCCTTATTGCAGTGGCTCAACCCCAAAGCCTGGATCGCAAGCATTGCAGGTATGTCTGCATTTCAGGTCGAGAATACAGACACATTGACCGTTTTCTCATCCATCTACTTTGTGATCTGCTATCTATCCATCGCTTGCTGGGCGTTTTTGGGCGAGAAACTTCAAAGCGTACTCAACGAACCGAGTAAGATTCATCGATTTAATCAAGCAATGGGAAGTGCTTTGATCCTAATTGCAGGGTATTTACTTTTCCGATTAGCTTTGGAATGGTTAATTACGACAGATTAA
- a CDS encoding LysR family transcriptional regulator produces the protein MIDDLKALAIFAETATRGSFKAAATHYDLSPSVVSHHVSSLERKLGVALLFRTTRSLRLTDQGKVLYQYAQEMLSTAEAGFNLLMEQGELIGNVSVSIPLLLSRSSIVSKLADFSRQHPKVQLDLQATDGRVDLLKDNVDVAIRLGDLPDSSLKAKPLGEIQRKLVCTRGLFDQFGPLNSLEQLKSLPWIGLKMLKNSRVLSNGEQKIAIHYDPQIQVNTVDLLTEMCLNGLGIATPPDFLVTSRIESGDLVELFPDWQVEPIKVTAVWPYSDVGNPTVRALIDFISQDELI, from the coding sequence ATGATTGATGATCTAAAAGCACTGGCTATTTTTGCGGAAACGGCAACAAGAGGTTCGTTTAAAGCGGCAGCAACGCACTACGATTTGTCGCCATCGGTGGTCAGCCACCATGTATCTTCGTTGGAACGAAAGTTAGGTGTTGCGTTACTGTTTCGAACCACTCGATCTCTTCGACTAACCGATCAAGGCAAGGTACTTTATCAGTACGCGCAAGAGATGCTCAGTACGGCCGAAGCCGGATTTAACTTGCTCATGGAGCAGGGCGAGTTAATAGGGAATGTATCAGTCTCAATACCTTTGCTGCTGTCGCGATCATCTATCGTTAGTAAGCTTGCAGACTTTTCGAGACAACATCCTAAAGTACAGCTTGATCTTCAGGCTACCGACGGGCGGGTGGATCTGTTGAAAGATAATGTGGATGTGGCAATTCGACTGGGTGATCTTCCTGATAGCAGTTTGAAAGCCAAACCACTGGGTGAGATTCAACGTAAGCTGGTGTGTACAAGGGGCCTGTTCGACCAATTTGGGCCTCTGAATTCTTTAGAGCAGCTAAAGTCACTTCCCTGGATTGGCTTAAAAATGCTTAAAAACTCCAGAGTGTTAAGTAATGGTGAACAGAAAATTGCGATACATTATGACCCTCAGATTCAGGTAAATACGGTGGATCTATTAACGGAGATGTGTCTCAATGGCTTGGGTATCGCTACACCTCCGGATTTCTTGGTGACGTCTAGAATTGAGAGTGGTGACTTGGTGGAACTCTTTCCTGACTGGCAGGTGGAACCGATCAAGGTCACAGCTGTTTGGCCGTACAGTGACGTTGGAAATCCAACAGTAAGAGCGCTCATTGATTTCATTTCTCAAGACGAACTCATATAG
- a CDS encoding GNAT family N-acetyltransferase codes for MDKAQKLQIKQIIPEYDTIVCNIIQQVGREFGAVGEGFGPSDDEVKAMSQHYRPENRSAYFVAEVNGQIVGGSGIAAFSTRDDQKDICELKKLFILPEGRGLGLGRKLTEQCLEFAKVQGYQQCYLDTLSNMTAAITLYEKMGFEHLSQPLDGTIHGGCDVWMMRGL; via the coding sequence ATGGATAAGGCTCAGAAACTTCAAATTAAGCAAATTATTCCTGAATACGACACCATTGTATGTAACATCATTCAACAAGTCGGCCGTGAATTTGGTGCTGTGGGTGAAGGCTTTGGACCTTCTGACGATGAAGTAAAAGCCATGAGCCAACATTATCGTCCCGAGAACCGAAGCGCTTATTTTGTTGCAGAAGTAAATGGGCAAATTGTTGGCGGCAGTGGCATTGCAGCTTTCTCAACTCGTGACGATCAGAAGGATATCTGTGAGCTCAAGAAGTTATTTATTTTGCCAGAAGGTCGCGGGCTTGGATTAGGAAGAAAACTTACGGAACAATGTCTGGAATTCGCCAAAGTACAAGGCTATCAGCAATGTTATCTCGACACTTTAAGCAATATGACAGCAGCAATTACTTTGTATGAAAAGATGGGGTTTGAGCATTTATCACAACCGCTGGACGGAACCATCCATGGCGGCTGTGATGTGTGGATGATGAGGGGACTGTAG
- a CDS encoding substrate-binding periplasmic protein, producing the protein MLRSLALAGLVFSSVVAQSQEITLANGEWAPYLSEDLKHAGYMSHIVSEAFKEEGITVKYVFLPWKRGFEDAKDGKYEGSLIWGYNEDRAKDFYYSEPVADLGTSLFYQTGKGIDWSKPEDLAKYKIGGVIGYAYGIEELEKQGVVKVERIGKDVNNYKKLAAGRLDIVLEDTEVGHETVSKLGLSDKITAHPKTLKSRKYSVIFSKKIPNAEQLMEAFNRGLAKIKADGRYQQFLDASRRGEYKK; encoded by the coding sequence ATGTTACGCAGTTTGGCATTAGCAGGATTAGTGTTTTCAAGTGTGGTAGCTCAAAGTCAGGAGATTACGCTCGCAAATGGCGAATGGGCACCCTATTTATCCGAAGACCTAAAGCATGCCGGTTATATGTCCCACATTGTTTCCGAAGCATTCAAAGAAGAAGGCATTACAGTCAAATACGTGTTTCTTCCATGGAAGCGTGGTTTTGAAGATGCCAAAGATGGCAAGTATGAGGGATCTTTAATCTGGGGATACAACGAAGACCGTGCCAAAGACTTTTATTACTCTGAGCCTGTAGCAGATTTAGGGACATCTCTTTTCTACCAAACTGGTAAGGGCATCGACTGGTCAAAGCCGGAAGACCTCGCCAAATATAAAATCGGCGGAGTGATTGGCTATGCTTATGGCATTGAAGAGTTGGAAAAACAAGGTGTAGTTAAAGTCGAGCGCATTGGTAAAGACGTCAACAACTACAAAAAGCTCGCCGCAGGTCGATTGGATATTGTGCTTGAGGATACCGAAGTGGGCCACGAGACTGTTTCCAAGCTCGGGCTATCTGACAAAATTACCGCTCACCCCAAAACACTTAAATCCAGAAAATACTCTGTAATTTTCTCCAAGAAAATACCAAACGCTGAACAACTTATGGAGGCGTTCAACCGTGGTCTGGCAAAAATCAAGGCCGATGGCCGATATCAGCAATTCCTTGATGCTTCACGTCGTGGTGAGTATAAGAAATAA